The genomic segment ACACCTGATTCTACTAATAACGTTGTAACGAATATGTAGGGTGTTTGTTAGGGGTTGGCAGATAGGAGAGAGTATTGAGGTTTAAGTAGGACTTTTGTTAAGAATTTGTTGCTTGGGAGTCTGGCTAGGTGATTTGCATACGTATTTTCACTACTCTGCTGGACATTAGTAAGTGGGTGGATTATTTGATTTGTGCTGTAGGCTGGGGTTTTGAGGCTATGTTTTTCTAAAACTAAGTTTTAGATTCTTTTGTTTGTAAGTTGCGAAGGATATTTTTTAGTTTTTGGAAGTCTTGTTTGATTATAGGTAGTTTATTTGCTTCGTCTCTTAGGACTGCTGCGGGGTGGAAGGTTGGGAAGAATATGGTTTCTTCAATTTCAATAGCTTCTCCCCGAATCTTGGTTATCTTTTCTTCACCTATGACAGCCTTTGATGCGGTAGCTCCTAGTAGTAGGACTGCCTTGGGGTTTATTATTTCAAGCTGTTTTTCTAGAAAAGTTTTGCAGGAAGATATTTCTTCTTGTGACGGTGTTCGGTTCTCTGGTGGTCTACATTTTACAACATTTGTTATGTAAACGTCCTTTCTTCTAATTCCTATTTCTTCCAATAGTTTTGTTAGCAATTGTCCAGCTTTACCTACAAATGGTCTTCCCTGTAGATCCTCCTCTCTCCCAGGGCCTTCTCCTACTATCATGAGGCTAGTTTTATAACTACCTTCACCAGGAACTGCGTTTGTCCTGCTACTATGAAGACTACACCTTCTACACATCATTATTTCTCTCTCTAGCTTCTTCATTTTGCTCTCTACGTCTCTTTGTTCCTCTGGAGATTGTTTTTCTGAAGATAGTGTAAGGTTGCTTTTTTGTTGATTGTCTAAGTCTTTAGGTTTTTCTGCTTCTATTATCTTGGAGTAGAAAGGTTCGTCTTTGATGAGTAGCTCTATTTCTTTCATTATTCTTTCTATTGCATTCATATTGAACTCCTGCCTGTTTTCATAGTTAAATACTAAACATGGGTGTGTGTGGTTTTCTATTTTTCTCGCAGTCCACTTCGTGGACTGGATGGAC from the Brevinematia bacterium genome contains:
- a CDS encoding uracil-DNA glycosylase is translated as MNAIERIMKEIELLIKDEPFYSKIIEAEKPKDLDNQQKSNLTLSSEKQSPEEQRDVESKMKKLEREIMMCRRCSLHSSRTNAVPGEGSYKTSLMIVGEGPGREEDLQGRPFVGKAGQLLTKLLEEIGIRRKDVYITNVVKCRPPENRTPSQEEISSCKTFLEKQLEIINPKAVLLLGATASKAVIGEEKITKIRGEAIEIEETIFFPTFHPAAVLRDEANKLPIIKQDFQKLKNILRNLQTKESKT